A portion of the Halobacillus ihumii genome contains these proteins:
- a CDS encoding iron-containing alcohol dehydrogenase, which produces MDAFTFHNPTKLIFGKNQIEQLTEQLPSHIKNILIVYGGGSIKKNGVYDRVMKELNKTTVQVHELAGVDPNPKLSTVRKGVELCKREGIDFLLAVGGGSVIDCTKTIAAGAKYEGDAWDLVTRKNTPDRVLPFGTVLTLAATGSEMNGGAVITNWETNEKYGWGYAPYTYPTFSILDPQNTITVPREQTIYGIVDMMSHLLEQYFHNPTQSPVQDEMVEGVLRTVIDTAPKLLDNLESYEHRETILYAGTIALNGMLQMGYRGDWASHNIEHAVSAVYDIPHAGGLAILFPNWMRHNLDVDEGRFVQLATKVFSVNSEGKSDRQIAEEGIDSLREFWTSIGAPKALADYEIDDQKFDLIVNRAMKRGAFGNFSKLEANDVEAILEMSK; this is translated from the coding sequence ATGGACGCATTTACATTTCATAATCCGACGAAGCTTATTTTTGGTAAAAATCAAATTGAACAATTAACCGAACAGCTTCCTAGTCATATAAAAAATATATTAATCGTTTATGGTGGAGGCAGTATTAAGAAAAACGGAGTTTACGATCGTGTAATGAAAGAATTAAATAAAACGACTGTCCAGGTTCATGAATTGGCAGGGGTCGACCCCAATCCTAAGCTGAGTACTGTACGAAAAGGCGTTGAACTTTGTAAACGAGAAGGTATCGATTTTCTACTTGCCGTCGGCGGGGGCAGTGTCATTGACTGTACAAAAACCATTGCTGCGGGTGCAAAATACGAAGGTGATGCCTGGGATTTAGTTACTCGTAAAAATACACCAGATCGGGTCCTTCCTTTTGGTACTGTGCTTACTTTGGCGGCAACAGGGTCTGAAATGAATGGAGGAGCAGTGATTACAAATTGGGAGACGAACGAAAAATATGGATGGGGTTATGCGCCTTATACATATCCAACGTTCTCTATTCTAGATCCTCAGAACACCATCACAGTGCCACGTGAACAGACGATTTATGGGATCGTCGATATGATGTCACACTTACTAGAGCAATATTTTCACAACCCAACCCAGTCACCTGTACAGGATGAAATGGTCGAAGGTGTTTTACGGACAGTTATAGATACGGCTCCTAAACTTCTGGATAACCTTGAATCATATGAACATCGTGAGACAATTTTATATGCTGGAACGATTGCTTTAAATGGGATGCTGCAGATGGGATACCGAGGAGATTGGGCGAGTCATAATATTGAACACGCTGTTTCGGCTGTGTATGACATTCCACATGCCGGAGGACTTGCGATTCTTTTCCCTAATTGGATGAGGCATAATCTTGATGTCGACGAGGGACGGTTCGTACAACTGGCTACCAAAGTGTTCTCAGTCAATTCTGAAGGCAAATCAGACCGTCAAATAGCTGAGGAAGGGATTGATTCTTTACGGGAGTTTTGGACGTCTATAGGGGCTCCTAAAGCACTGGCTGATTACGAAATAGATGATCAGAAGTTTGATTTGATCGTTAATCGTGCTATGAAGCGAGGAGCTTTTGGTAACTTTAGCAAGCTTGAAGCAAATGACGTAGAGGCTATATTGGAAATGTCTAAGTAA
- a CDS encoding DUF378 domain-containing protein, with the protein MNTIQRIALLLTIIGAINWGLIGLFQFDLVAALFGGGEQSGAFARIIYTLVGISGLITISLYFSHAAEHHEARTADSTE; encoded by the coding sequence ATGAATACAATCCAACGAATCGCTTTACTACTGACGATTATTGGAGCTATAAACTGGGGTTTAATTGGTTTATTCCAATTCGATCTTGTCGCTGCTTTATTTGGAGGCGGAGAGCAAAGTGGAGCGTTTGCGCGAATTATCTATACGCTTGTAGGAATTAGCGGACTTATTACCATTTCCCTTTATTTCTCCCATGCCGCAGAACATCATGAAGCAAGGACAGCAGATTCAACTGA